Proteins encoded within one genomic window of Bacillus sp. 1NLA3E:
- a CDS encoding ribosomal-processing cysteine protease Prp, whose translation MIRIKINRTESGKIHMFSMSGHANFADHGEDIVCAGASAVSFGTLNAIEVLTGFVPEVDLGKDGFLRCVFPDNLAEDIQEKVQLLLEAMVVSLKTIEREYGKHIKITFKK comes from the coding sequence ATGATTCGAATTAAGATTAATCGTACTGAATCCGGAAAAATTCATATGTTTTCAATGAGTGGACATGCCAATTTTGCTGATCACGGCGAGGATATCGTTTGTGCAGGAGCATCCGCAGTTTCCTTTGGTACCCTTAATGCTATCGAAGTGTTAACTGGCTTCGTACCAGAGGTTGACCTAGGAAAAGATGGCTTTCTCCGATGTGTATTCCCAGACAATCTAGCAGAGGATATACAAGAGAAGGTTCAATTGCTTCTTGAAGCAATGGTTGTTTCATTGAAAACAATTGAAAGAGAGTACGGAAAGCATATAAAAATAACCTTCAAAAAGTAG
- the rplU gene encoding 50S ribosomal protein L21, with amino-acid sequence MYAIIETGGKQIKVEAGQAVYIEKLNAEAGETVTFDKVLFVGGETVKVGSPVVEGATVTAKVEKQGRQKKIIVFKYKSKKNYRKKQGHRQPYTKVVIEAINA; translated from the coding sequence ATGTACGCAATTATCGAAACTGGCGGTAAGCAAATTAAAGTAGAAGCAGGTCAAGCTGTTTATATTGAAAAGCTTAACGCAGAAGCAGGCGAAACAGTTACTTTTGACAAGGTTCTTTTCGTTGGCGGCGAAACTGTAAAAGTGGGTAGCCCTGTTGTTGAAGGCGCAACTGTTACAGCTAAAGTTGAAAAACAAGGTCGTCAAAAGAAAATCATCGTTTTCAAGTACAAGTCAAAGAAAAATTATCGTAAAAAGCAAGGTCATCGTCAACCATACACAAAAGTTGTGATTGAAGCAATCAACGCGTAA
- a CDS encoding Rne/Rng family ribonuclease, with protein MKKLIVNHALTEKRFALVSETSVEKIVIEQPQQQSSVGSIYLGTVTKVLPGMNAVFVDIGEEKNGYLQREKLSRYVLSKDSGEVKRNKSVSAFSFQGEKLLVQVEKDETGTKGPRLTGIIELYGESVILLPKGRSVSVSRKIPDKLERQAWEKMATRIKTEEEGLIIRTSAQGQSEQKVSTEIEELRKQFADLIKASEQRKKPGILVKRDLFLAQIEKECRILTSGEVLVDDLGLKQRLEKFVRENVTVTYYQGKENIFHVHHIEHEIEQALHRNVELENGAYLVIDQTEALTVIDVNTGKFSGKNHLAETVVKTNLVAAVEVAKQLRLRDIGGIILIDFIDMKNEQDRMQVQKTLEIELSKDEKQSKVISFTALGILQLTRKKTKQALSEALTVACLVCEGSGRVLSPETVAFRLERELWEHRFTDNEAVWIETTEEVRSVFSGENNVHLFRFQELLGLTIFLTLQSSAKPFYLIRQFGKVQELKARIQL; from the coding sequence TTGAAAAAACTAATTGTAAATCATGCTTTAACGGAAAAACGTTTTGCATTGGTTAGTGAAACCAGCGTTGAAAAAATAGTCATTGAACAGCCGCAACAGCAGTCATCGGTTGGCAGCATTTATTTAGGGACAGTTACCAAGGTTCTCCCTGGAATGAATGCTGTCTTTGTTGATATTGGTGAAGAAAAAAATGGATATCTGCAACGTGAAAAACTTTCTAGGTATGTTTTATCGAAAGATTCAGGTGAAGTAAAAAGAAATAAGTCTGTATCGGCATTTTCTTTTCAAGGAGAGAAATTATTGGTTCAAGTCGAAAAGGACGAAACCGGCACAAAAGGTCCAAGATTGACAGGAATCATAGAACTTTATGGTGAGTCGGTGATCCTGTTACCAAAAGGAAGGTCCGTTTCGGTTTCAAGAAAAATTCCTGACAAATTGGAAAGACAAGCATGGGAGAAAATGGCCACTCGTATCAAAACAGAAGAGGAAGGCCTTATTATCCGAACTTCTGCCCAAGGGCAATCGGAACAGAAAGTTAGCACAGAAATTGAGGAACTTCGGAAACAATTTGCTGACTTGATAAAGGCTTCTGAGCAACGAAAAAAACCAGGCATTCTCGTAAAAAGGGATTTATTTTTAGCTCAAATTGAGAAGGAATGTCGAATCCTTACTTCAGGAGAAGTTCTAGTAGATGACCTAGGGCTAAAACAAAGGCTTGAAAAGTTCGTGCGAGAGAATGTCACTGTAACCTACTATCAGGGGAAAGAGAATATATTCCATGTTCATCATATTGAACATGAGATTGAGCAAGCCTTACATAGGAATGTTGAGTTGGAAAATGGCGCCTATTTGGTAATAGACCAGACCGAGGCACTCACTGTAATTGATGTAAATACCGGGAAATTTTCTGGAAAGAATCATTTAGCAGAAACTGTCGTTAAGACCAATTTGGTTGCGGCAGTGGAGGTAGCCAAACAATTACGCTTGCGAGACATCGGCGGAATCATCTTAATCGATTTTATTGATATGAAAAATGAACAGGATCGCATGCAAGTTCAAAAAACATTAGAAATAGAGCTAAGTAAGGACGAGAAGCAATCTAAGGTGATAAGTTTCACTGCTTTGGGCATTCTGCAGCTAACGCGAAAGAAGACGAAACAAGCCTTGTCAGAAGCCTTGACGGTAGCCTGTCTGGTGTGTGAAGGGAGTGGACGGGTCCTTAGCCCAGAAACAGTAGCGTTCCGGCTTGAGAGGGAGCTGTGGGAACATCGTTTTACTGACAATGAAGCGGTTTGGATTGAAACAACGGAAGAAGTTCGTTCTGTCTTTTCTGGGGAAAATAACGTTCATCTATTCCGTTTTCAAGAACTGCTAGGTTTGACCATTTTTCTCACGCTTCAATCAAGTGCCAAACCTTTTTATCTTATTCGGCAATTTGGCAAGGTCCAGGAGCTTAAGGCGAGAATCCAGCTGTAA
- a CDS encoding M50 family metallopeptidase encodes MNKLFELLKQVNVHPLLWLVIALAVLTARFLELSMLLIIIFIHELGHAVAASVFSWRIKKITLLPFGGVAEMDEHGNRPLFEEAIVILAGPFQHIWLIGGAFCFYELSWLSPEHYKLFLSYNMMVLLFNLLPIWPLDGGKLVFLLLSYYKSFPIAHRMTILVSLVCMVLFAGFTIVLMPNNLNVWIILAFLLFSLYHEWKQHRFIFMRFLLERYYGKRSDLRVLRPLKVAEDELVVHVLERFCRGCKHPIIIEENGKEKAILDENEILHAVFAEKLLTAKIRDLLYTY; translated from the coding sequence TTGAATAAGCTGTTTGAATTGCTAAAACAAGTTAATGTTCACCCGCTCCTATGGCTTGTCATAGCACTGGCAGTTTTGACGGCACGATTTTTAGAATTGTCGATGTTGTTGATAATTATCTTTATTCATGAATTGGGACATGCGGTGGCAGCTTCTGTTTTTTCATGGAGAATAAAAAAAATTACACTCCTACCATTTGGTGGTGTGGCGGAGATGGATGAACATGGTAACCGTCCTTTGTTTGAGGAAGCAATCGTCATATTGGCAGGTCCTTTCCAACATATCTGGTTGATCGGAGGTGCTTTTTGTTTTTATGAACTTTCCTGGCTTAGTCCTGAACACTATAAATTGTTCCTCTCTTATAATATGATGGTTTTGCTATTTAATTTGTTACCAATCTGGCCATTGGATGGGGGAAAACTTGTGTTTTTGCTGTTGTCATACTACAAATCCTTTCCTATCGCGCATCGAATGACCATTCTGGTATCACTAGTCTGTATGGTCCTGTTTGCCGGTTTCACTATAGTGCTCATGCCAAATAATTTAAACGTGTGGATAATCCTCGCCTTTTTATTATTTTCCCTTTATCATGAGTGGAAGCAGCATCGCTTTATTTTTATGCGTTTTTTACTGGAGCGCTATTATGGGAAAAGGAGCGACCTGCGCGTGTTAAGACCGCTTAAGGTTGCCGAAGATGAACTGGTTGTGCATGTCCTCGAACGGTTTTGTCGAGGCTGTAAGCATCCCATCATTATCGAAGAAAACGGAAAAGAAAAAGCCATTCTCGATGAAAATGAAATATTGCATGCCGTGTTTGCGGAAAAATTGTTAACAGCCAAAATTCGTGATTTACTTTACACATACTAA
- a CDS encoding M23 family metallopeptidase, with the protein MRSRADDVRKRIENRKKGRERQASQVHKRLLTVDDEEKHGFDRLPTYESGPNEENHPLFRKEVFLLKLLTSACLVLVMAILFRNHAASLDPARAFVKQSLDKDFQFAAVSNWYEGKFGKPLALFPVSDKKDTTNVATGQHYALPASGKILEDFDVSGQRITIETPKDAAVEAMNEGIIRFVGEKDGFGKTVIIQHADKSESWYGNLNNISVSLYEYIEKGKKVGTVTNTESGAKGAFYFAIKKDENFVDPIQVIQFE; encoded by the coding sequence ATGCGTTCTAGAGCGGATGATGTCCGAAAAAGAATAGAGAATAGAAAAAAAGGTCGGGAGAGGCAGGCAAGTCAGGTTCACAAACGTTTGTTGACCGTTGATGATGAAGAAAAGCATGGCTTTGACCGGCTACCAACCTATGAATCAGGACCTAACGAAGAAAACCATCCCCTTTTTCGCAAGGAAGTTTTTCTTTTAAAATTGCTAACATCAGCATGTTTAGTTCTGGTCATGGCTATTTTGTTTCGAAATCACGCAGCTTCATTGGATCCTGCCCGAGCCTTTGTCAAACAATCGCTCGATAAGGATTTTCAATTTGCGGCTGTCTCAAATTGGTATGAAGGAAAGTTTGGCAAACCTTTAGCGTTATTTCCAGTATCAGATAAGAAGGACACCACTAATGTTGCAACTGGTCAGCACTATGCTTTACCCGCTTCAGGGAAAATATTGGAGGATTTTGATGTGAGTGGCCAACGCATTACGATTGAAACGCCAAAAGATGCTGCAGTTGAGGCAATGAATGAAGGAATTATTCGTTTTGTCGGCGAAAAGGATGGTTTCGGAAAAACGGTGATCATTCAGCATGCTGACAAAAGTGAGTCATGGTATGGAAATTTAAACAATATTTCTGTCAGTCTTTATGAATATATTGAAAAAGGTAAAAAGGTTGGGACAGTCACCAACACTGAATCAGGTGCTAAAGGGGCGTTCTATTTTGCGATAAAAAAGGATGAAAATTTTGTTGATCCGATCCAGGTGATTCAATTTGAATAA
- the minD gene encoding septum site-determining protein MinD: MGEAIVITSGKGGVGKTTTSANLGTALALQGKRVCLVDTDIGLRNLDVVMGLENRIIYDLVDVIQGRCKIHQALVKDKRFEDLLYLLPAAQTLDKTAVTPEQMKKLITELKQDYDYIVIDCPAGIEHGYQNAVAGADRAIVVTTPEVSAVRDADRIIGLLEKEENMEAPKLVINRIRNHLMKNGDMLDVDEVTAHLSIDLIGIVADDDEVIKASNHGEPIALNPNSKASIAYRNIARRILGESIPLQSLEADEKGVFTKIKRFFGAK, from the coding sequence ATGGGAGAAGCAATAGTCATTACTTCTGGAAAAGGTGGAGTTGGGAAAACCACCACATCTGCGAACTTAGGGACTGCTCTGGCTTTGCAAGGAAAACGTGTGTGTTTAGTCGATACCGATATCGGCCTCCGAAACTTAGATGTTGTAATGGGGCTTGAAAATCGTATTATTTATGATTTAGTTGATGTAATCCAAGGTCGATGTAAAATTCATCAGGCGCTTGTTAAGGATAAGAGGTTTGAGGATCTGCTTTATTTATTGCCTGCAGCCCAGACACTTGATAAAACAGCGGTGACACCCGAACAAATGAAGAAACTAATCACTGAACTGAAGCAGGACTATGATTATATTGTAATAGACTGTCCAGCAGGTATCGAGCATGGCTATCAAAATGCCGTTGCCGGAGCTGATCGGGCGATTGTCGTTACCACTCCGGAAGTGTCTGCTGTTCGCGATGCAGATCGGATTATTGGACTGTTAGAGAAAGAAGAAAATATGGAAGCGCCGAAATTAGTCATCAATCGTATTCGTAACCATTTAATGAAAAACGGGGATATGCTTGACGTTGATGAAGTTACGGCACATTTGTCTATTGATTTAATTGGTATTGTGGCAGATGATGATGAAGTAATAAAAGCTTCTAATCACGGCGAACCGATTGCACTAAATCCAAATAGCAAGGCATCAATCGCTTATCGCAACATTGCCAGAAGAATTTTAGGGGAGTCTATCCCATTACAATCTCTTGAGGCTGATGAAAAAGGTGTTTTTACAAAAATTAAGCGTTTCTTTGGTGCAAAATAA
- the minC gene encoding septum site-determining protein MinC: MKKMQNVTIKGTKDGIILHLDDSCSYDELKKELDQKLSANSRINEDQPLTSVKVQMGNRLLTEKQNEEIKDLIRQKKNLVVDEIVSNVITIEEAKRKKAESEIKSVNRIIRSGQVLEVPGDLLLVGDVNPGGTIKAGGNIFVMGTLKGIAHAGCFGDDQAVITASIMKPSQLRISDCINRSPDQFAETEERLLECAFIDDNRQIVVDRIQVLMHLRPNLTRLEGGL, translated from the coding sequence ATGAAAAAAATGCAAAATGTAACCATTAAAGGAACTAAAGACGGAATAATACTGCATCTCGATGACTCATGCTCTTACGATGAGCTAAAAAAAGAACTGGATCAGAAGCTCTCAGCTAATTCTCGTATAAATGAGGATCAGCCCCTCACTTCAGTGAAAGTGCAAATGGGAAATCGCCTTTTAACAGAAAAACAAAATGAAGAGATTAAAGACCTCATTCGACAAAAAAAGAATCTAGTTGTTGATGAAATTGTCAGCAATGTTATTACAATTGAAGAAGCAAAAAGGAAAAAAGCTGAATCAGAGATTAAATCAGTTAACCGGATCATTCGCTCAGGTCAAGTACTTGAGGTTCCTGGTGATTTATTACTTGTTGGTGATGTTAATCCTGGTGGTACGATTAAAGCGGGTGGTAATATATTTGTGATGGGAACCCTAAAAGGAATTGCCCATGCCGGATGCTTTGGAGATGACCAAGCCGTTATTACTGCTTCAATCATGAAGCCATCGCAACTTCGCATTAGCGATTGTATCAATAGATCACCCGATCAATTTGCCGAAACAGAAGAGCGTTTGTTAGAGTGTGCTTTTATTGATGATAACCGACAAATTGTCGTTGATAGAATACAAGTTTTAATGCATCTTAGACCAAATTTAACAAGATTGGAAGGGGGACTTTAA
- the mreD gene encoding rod shape-determining protein MreD, with protein MRRVLLPVLFTGCFIFESIFIELMPAKFFSGQHILVPHLLIMAILFLTIYGNRNLGILYGFIFGLLFDVVYTEVVGIYLFMFPVIAYLISKIMKVLQTNLIIVSIVTLLGVGLLEIGVYEMNFLIHRTTMGFPSFFGNRLVPTLVLNLIFIILVAYPLKRQFEKLADQLRNE; from the coding sequence GTGAGAAGAGTTCTTCTTCCCGTATTATTCACAGGCTGCTTCATTTTTGAAAGTATTTTTATCGAACTCATGCCGGCTAAGTTTTTTAGTGGTCAGCATATCCTAGTCCCGCATTTGTTAATAATGGCGATTTTATTTCTGACGATTTATGGTAACAGAAATCTTGGGATTTTATATGGATTCATCTTTGGATTGCTTTTTGATGTAGTTTATACAGAAGTAGTGGGGATTTATTTATTTATGTTCCCAGTCATCGCTTATTTGATCTCTAAAATAATGAAAGTTCTTCAAACAAACCTCATTATCGTATCTATTGTCACTCTTCTTGGCGTTGGCCTCCTTGAGATTGGTGTGTATGAAATGAACTTTTTAATACATAGGACCACCATGGGATTTCCAAGTTTTTTCGGGAACCGATTAGTGCCAACGCTTGTTTTGAATCTCATTTTTATCATTTTGGTGGCTTATCCTTTAAAGAGACAATTTGAAAAATTAGCAGATCAGTTGCGAAATGAATAG